Within Chiroxiphia lanceolata isolate bChiLan1 chromosome 24, bChiLan1.pri, whole genome shotgun sequence, the genomic segment CATCACATAATGTGCTACAAGAAGTGTCCCCATGAACCAGAATCTGGTCTAAGCTCAACAGCACAAACATCCCAGAACTTGATGgccttctgctctgctgaaaaCAACACACTGATGATAAGGGGCATTTTAAGTGAGTCTTCATTTTAAATGGTTCTCTGCATTCAGGAACAATTAAGAGTGTTATTAATACAGCCCTGGCAGAGACACTGAAGGATTTGTCCAGAGGAAAGGATAAGCAAGAGACCATGATTAAGTGCATATGCTAAAGCAGCCCACTAACACTGAGACAGATCTCCAATCCTTCTTGGCCTGGACTCAGACACAGGTGACATGGTCTTACCTGGAATGAACGGAGGTGACCAGCTACTTTGACGTAAGTTCCTGGAGGTACCACAACATTCTCACCTCCTGCCTCCtaacagagagggaaaggagagaggttTGCTGATTcacatttccatttctcaaTTATCACAATAAATGACTCAGCAAAGAAGGCTCATCTGAAGCAAGCACAAACAACGTGCATTCCTATGTCCAGTAAGAGCAGTTAGATAAACATaattgtaaatgaaaaataaatttacacaCTGGAGAGCAGTCAGAGCCACTTGTCTCCTCTGCTGTTTCTGTCTGCTTATGAGAGATTCTCAgagaaacaagaggaaaagacTCTTGAATAGTAAAAAAGCAGGTGTTCAATTCCATAACCTGGCTGGGGAATGGGGCAGGCCAGAGCCATTTCTGGACTCAGGATAAACTTGCAGAAAGCCAATTGAATCTCTGCCTTATTACCCTCCCAAAGCTATTCAACTGAGCTCAGCTGTAAAAAACAGCTGAGGGGACAGTGAGTAACCTCTGTTACAGCAGTATCTCCCTTGGATTTCAGGGACATATTATTCCTAAAACACTTCTCAGAAAAGCTACATCTTTTTGATAAAAAACCTCTGTGAGATGCAGGGAGCTGGTCCTTACAGGTCCCTGCCAGTTGAGACATTGTACTATTCTATAacttttctctccccactgcTCTCAAAGGCTGTCAAAGAAGTGTGTTCAGAGCAAATCCGATGCTTACATCGGTGTCAACCCATTGCCTGACGTCCATCGGCGCTGCTGTCATGTCATCCACTTTGTAGAGGATGTTGGTGGGCGCCTTCTCCGCGTGCCGGACGATGCCCACGACGGTGACctgtgaggagggagggaggttgCCCGGGCCGCCCGCGGGACtcggggccgccccgcccgcggccGCCCACCTGCGAGATCTCCACGTCGCAGATCCGGAATGTTTCGTCGACCTGCTCCGCCGCCAGCAGTTGCGACACCGTGCAGGGCACGATGTTCTGCGAGCGGCTCCGCTGCGAGAGGCGGCGGAGCGTCAGGGCCGGCTCGGTCCCGGCAGGACCGGCCCCGGCCCCAGCCACCCCCCGCCCGGCCTACCTGTTTCTTCTCCGCCTGGGCGCCGGCGGGCGACCCGAACCCCCCTGGGGACTGCAGGTAGCCGCCCGGGGGCCCCGCGCCGCCCACGGTGCCGTACCCGCCGTCGAAGTTCCCTGAGGGGGGAAGGCACAGACCGTGAGGCGGTGGCGTGGTCCCCGTCCCACTGCTGCCGCCATCACGGCCTCGAGCGCTCCGTCCCAGCGGCCCCCGGGCGCTGCCCCGcgcccctgcccctgcccctgcccctgccccgtGTCCCGTGTCCCGTGTCCCCGTCCCGTCCCCACCGTGCCCGCTCCACATGGCTCCGCACGGATCGGCCGCCACCGGCCCGCGCGCGCCGACCCCCCGCGCGCCGCCCGCGCCTGCCCAATCCGGGAGCGCCGCTCTGCCGGCCGGCGACCAATCGCGACCCTCCGTCTTCCGGCTTCGTCCAATAGAGAGAGGCCGTGGCGAAGCCGCCGGCGCCATTTGTAGAGCAGGAGCTACCCGGCTCCGCCGCGGGGAGGGGACGGGCCCAAAGGGGCGGGGCCAGGGCACAGGTGACAGGTGGGGCAAGGGCGGGGGAggggcagagcacaggaaagcacagcagagcacagggcacagaagAACACGGAGCACAGCAGagtgcagggcacagcccagggtgCCCCCATGCAGCCCCTGGCTCAgtctgtggcactgctgctgctgtgcccgCTGGCCGCGGCCCTGCCCGGTGCTcgcggcggccgcgggcggTTCTGGCACCTCACGGACCTGCACTGGGACCCCGAGTacgaggcggcggcggcggcggggcggccgtGCCCGTCGGGCAGCGCCCGGTCCGGGCCCGCGGGGCCCTGGGGCAGTTACCTGTGCGACGCGCCCTGGGCGCTGCTCCGCTCGGCCGTGCGGGCCATGCGGGAGATCCTGCCCGCGCCCGACTTCGTGCTCTGGACCGGGTGAGgagcggccgggccgggcgggacAGGGAAGGGCGGCGGAGCCCGTACGAagcccgggggggggggcagggctCTTTCCGTGGTCCCCACtttggagaggggaggggggaacgTGCCTCGTAATGAAGAACGGGGGCGTGGGGGAGAGCACAACCCCAGCGAGGGCTCTCAACGCTCCGATACACCCTAGCAGTGAGAGGCAGTGAGGTGATGGAAGGATCACAACTCGCGGTTCGTCCTTCGCTTGTTCATCCTGCTCGGCCCTGTCTGACTCCACAGTGACTCAGTGCCTGGAAcgcccagggaaggggctgtgggcTGTGTGTTACACCAGGTCCTGCCGGTCAGAGCAGTGGGAGGAGAGCGTTGCAAACCAGGCTTGTGGCATTTCTTCTGGCTGCAGATGAGGCACCTGGGAGACCTGTCTCAAAAAGGGGCTGTTTTGCTTTAGGCATAGGAGTTCTCTCCTGTCATGGTCTCCAGGAGTGGGTTCCTGGTCCCTCAAGTGCACTTACTGCCTCAATAGCACATACAgtaaaagctgtattttcatgGTGATTGTTAAGTGTGTATGGCCTTTCTTCTCACAGTGCAACCTTAACCTGCAATCTGCTGCACCCTCCAGTTGCAGGAGGCTGTTGCCTCctgaaaacatgaaatgttttcattttctgtccccGGAGATGCATGTTGCTGCTTAGATGTAGTTATTGCTCCTTGTGACCTTATGTTGAGCATTCTTTTTCCTCAAACAATTTCTCCCAGTTCTCTCATATGATTTTGAATATTGATCTCCCTCTTCAGTGGGCTGGTGGCCAGCCCAGCATTAACTACAAATGCCATGAGTGTGTCAGTGCAAACACAGACGTGTGTGTCTGGGGCACTTTGGAGCAGCCCTGGATTGCTGCCTTACTGGAGGTATTCCCTTGCTTTATGGTGATCACAGCTGTGCAAACAGCTCTGCTTCACTATTGCTGATCAGATGGTGCCCTCAGATTGTGAAGTGCTGATCCTGGCAATATTTCCAGGCAGCTTTAGTGCCTGTGACATGCCCTGAGGCAGAGGGAGCATCCCCTTTACACCCTTGTGTTCAGGGGTTTTAAGGTAAAGTGAATCACAGAGTATCCTGAGCTGGAgaggacccacaaggatcatcaaagtcccactcctggccctgcacaggacactccaacaatcccatcatgtgcctgagagtggTGTCCAAAggctccttgagctctggcaggtttggaGTGGagcttgttttctctctgtgcaaTTCCTTGAAACTCCCTCAGTACCCTGACCAGTCAACATGAATTCTGCCCCCAAAACCTTCAACTGTCTCTTCTAGGAGGCATAGAGAGAAGTCAGCAAGTTTCTGTGCCTTGCTCATCGCTGCGAGTGCAGGTTCTGTTAGTCCCAGACAgtgactgtgctgctgcttttttttcagagatgacactccccatgtccccaatgagcagcttggagaagaaaaggttctGCACATAATAGCAAATCTGACTTCTCTGATAAAAGAGACATTTCCAGGTAGGATTTGAGGGGATgagaaggggagaggagcaCAGAGACTCATGGGAAGGGCTTACCAGGGTGGAGAAATGACAGAATTGGGACAGGGAAAGGCACAGAAGGGCTGTGGTCACTGGGACTTGTTTGTCCTCTTCCCAGTGGCCTCAGTTCTGATGTGCCTCATGCGTTGATGCACTTTCATGTTCCAGGTTAGCTCActcaggagagaggaaaataaagatttctgtTATTAGCcattaaagcagaagaaactgcAAGATTCCCTCAGACATAACCCTTGGCAGCAAGAGAGAAGGGGTGtcactgctgtgccagctcagggactcagctgggggggctcatcctgaGGGGGGTCAGAGCTGAGCGGTGCCCCTGATCAGTGtggccccagggcaggggtgggggacTGGCCCTGGCAAAGTCTTGGCCTTGAGTGCCTCGGGGAGCTCTggggagctctgcagctctgactCCTCTGCACCTCCTTTGCTCTCTCTCCAGGTACCAAAGTCTACGCGGCAATGGGCAATCATGACTTCCACCCTAAGAATCAGTTTCCCGGGAAGGAGCACAGGATCTACAACCAAACAGCGGAACTGTGGCGGCCCTGGTTGAGTGatgcctccctccctctcttcagAGCAGGTCTGGCACCACTGGCTCGTGTTGGCAGCACTctggggagatggggaagggtAGGAGAATACCATGACCAGTTTTCCTTACCTCAGAGCATCAGTATTCATAAAGGACTGGCAGAGGAAGGGGCCAATTTAGTGCTGATTTCTGGCATGAAGTTCTGCTTGCAAGaagataaatttttttatacttcAGTCTCTCCTGTCATTGTCAAATTACTGGAAAGAATGCAGAGTGGTGAGCTgcacaaggaggaaaaagatcTTTAAAGGTACCAGCTGGggcaggcagtgctgtgccTCTTCACAGCTGCCCGCTCCTGGTGCTGCCCGCTCCTGGTGCTGCCCGCTCCTGGTGCTGCCCgctcctggtgctgcccacTCCTGATGCTGCCCACTGTCCCCATGCAGGTCTCCCTTCAATGGGACAGGCACAAGCATGACAAGAGGCACACAGGGAAGAGTCACCCCAAACACCATCCTGGAGTGGGCAGAGCACTGCTGGTGCCTGGTCCAGGCAGTGACTCTGCTGTGGCTATTGCtaaggagagcagagaggtggAAACAAAGGGATCTGGGATCACAGCCACCAGGGTGACCAGACCTCCAGCTCTTTCCCTGTCGTGTTTTTCAGGAGCTTTCTACAATGAGAagctgcccagcccagggacaaGAGGGAGGATGGTTGTCCTCAATACCAACCTGTACTATGACCAGAATGACGAGACAGCTGCTGATGAGGATCCTGGAGGGCAGTTCCAGTGGCTGGAAGAAACACTGACCAATGCCTCCAGAGCAGATGAAATGGTATTAACAAAGGAATGGATGAACAATGGCTGCAGAgagctcctcccagccctgctctcccctaGGGCAGTCACAGCCACGGGGCTCTGTGGGCAGCACGAGCTCTGTGCTCAGGGCAGCTCTTCTGCAGGTCTACCTTGTGGGGCACGTCCCTCCCGGCTTCTTTGAGAAGAAACGAGGCAAGGCCTGGTTCCGGAGGGGCTTTAACGAGCGGTACCTGGGCATTGTGCAAAGGCACCACAGGGTGATCGCTGCCCAGTTCTTTGGGCACCATCACACCGACAGCTTCCGCATGTTTTACAGCGACACAGGTACCCATTCTGCTCACCCAAGCACCCGTGggacagctctgccagctcccagaATCACTGGCCATGGGAGGTGTCAGTGGCTGTTGGCTGAAGGCAGTTGAGAAGCCAGCAAAGGCTTGTGAAATGCTCTGGGCAACAAGAGGCATCAGTGGTTCTCATCTccacccccagcctgtagcTCCTGACCTCCTTCCCGTTCATCCCCAAATGTTGTTTCCCCTCAGTGACTGGCAGCTTCTTGCCTGTTGCCTGTGCAGGGGTTTGGGCATGGCTGGGGTGTgagggagcagtgctggctcTCTATGTTGGGGTGGTGCAGAGtgctctgggcacagggggTAGTTCCCCAGCCACCCTCACTGCAGGAGCCCTTGCCTTCAGTGGAAAGCCTGTTCCAGGCTGCAGCAGTCCCATGTTCAGACCCCAATGCTGCTCCACGTGCTGATCTTTGTGTGCACCACGGGCTGGTGACAGAGATGCTCTTGGGCAGTGCCATCAGCTCCAGGTGCTCACTGCGATGGGGAGAGGGTATGGGACAAGCCAGGGTCTCCAGTTACAGGTTGCTTTGCCTTTCTGTGAAGGTTCTCCAATCAATGTCATGTTCCTGGCCCCTGGAGTGACTCCCTGGAAAACAACATTGCCTGGAGTGAACAATGGAGCCAACAACCCTGGGATTCGGGTGATCAGCTATGATCTGGACACCCTTCAGGTGTTGGTAGGGGATCCCCTGTGCTGcacactgcagctctggaagAGAACTTCTATTTCTCCCTGTGGTCAAAACAGGCAGGACCacaggagctgagcagctgtgtgggagaGGACCCTGACTCAGGATATTTGAGCCTCGTGTCTGGCACAGATATTTAGTCAGAGTGTCAGTGAGTTGAGGCCCAGGCCCCCACAGCCAGTGCATCCTGCTGGGATGAGTTCCTCAGAGCAGGGGCAGACAGGTTTTGCTGGGTTGTTCATGTCCTTAAGAGAGATTCTTTTGACACTTGCTTTGCTCCCCAGATAATGTGGATCACAGAACTCCTCTTTGAGTACTAACAGACCTGTCAGATCCCCTCCAAAAACTGTAAACCAtctggaaaattatttgtgtACCTCTGTTTGCTAAAGTGGATCTGAATTGAGGTGAATTGTAGGGGCAACTGCTGTTTCCCATCTCTTGCTTGCCGGGAGGTAGAGGATGGATGCTTGTACCTCCTATTGCAGTGGATGGAGCTCTCTGTAGTTGCTCTGTTTACATATTTATAGCTTGTGAAGTGAATGCTAAAATATGCTGTGCAAGGCTGGGGAGCCagtgaagcagagagaaaaagggcaAGAGACTGAGAACAGAGGTTGTGAAAAACTTGATTCTTCAGTTTGTTCACAGTTAAGAAATTAACTTTACCTGGGAGGTAACACTCCTCCAGCCCTTGCTTCTGCCAGTGGACAGTACTGATAGTAACTAACTGATGTTTGAAGAAGGCCAGGCTCAAAGTTTCTGATGTTTGGATGTAAAAGTCAAGCAGAGCAAAGCCACCCCTTCACCCTTTAGGAAACAGGCTGCATTTGGGGTGGGTTCTGGAGGCTCTCACCTGAGGTGTCTTTCCAGGTGCCTGTATTGGTAGGaagccctgccaggggcagctgtgccctgggggcaggggatgtgctgctgtggttgtgatcccagcccagcccagcatctCACTCCAGGGCCGATCCTGTCCTGATGTGTCCCCACTTCTGGTTTTCTCTCCCTCAGGATATGGTGACTTACTACTTGAACCTCACTCGTGCCAACACGATGGCCTCGCCGGGGGAGGCAGAGTTCCCAGTGTGGGAGGCAGAGTACAGCCTGACAGAAGCCTTCCAGGTCCCCGATGGCTCCGCGCGCTCCATGCAGACAGTGCTGGAGAGGATCTCGGGGGACCCTCACTACCTGCAGAGCTACTACGAGTTCAACTCTGCCAGATATGACCTGGCACCGTGCAAACAGGAATGTCGCGTGGATCACCTGTGTGCCATCAGGGAAGTTGATTTTACAAAGTATGATGAGTGTGTGAaaaccagcagtgctgcctctgctgccagcagcatttGGCTTTTGGTTTTCTGCGTGTTCTTAGGACTTCTCAGTCCCCAGCGAGTGCCGTGATGGCCGAGagcaagagaaaaggaggagagcaCGAGATCCCACTGCACGTGAATCAGTGATTTTGGCGTTAGAAACCGGGACAAAATCCCTAGTGTTTACTAAAAGCTCTGCGATACTGACTTGCAATTTTCTAGACAAGCTTGATGTGTGAGGGGGGTACAATAATCATGAGAACCTTGTTGTGCTGGACTGCCTGCATTGAGGAATCTGTCTCCCCTTTGCTGGGACTGCTGGGATAGCCTCACAAATCAGATGAAGACCAGGCCTTCCTGTGGACATGACCTGCCCACAGGTGAGAGATGGGTTCTTGGAGGCTACTGCCAACATTCCTCAGGTTGGCACACAATTCTTTTCTGGAAGGACCGCACAGCTGGTGACCCAGAAAGTCTTGTTCTGGTGGCAGAAGCCTCTGGCTTGTGAGCAAAGCCATGTGGGGTGGCAATGTCTGGACTTCAGCAGACTTTGGTGTCTCAGTGCTGAAGAGGAAGCACTGATGATTATCTTTGCACCCTCCAGTTCCTGAGCATAAACAGCTCTATTCTCTCTTCTGTGCTCTCTTCACTTGCATTCACTGAGTTCCCTCCCTCAGCTGGGCACGGCAGCTTCACCAGTGAGATATGAGGTGGTGATTTACAGCCTTGGGCTTTGCCAGCTGCTCCAAGACCTTGAGGGAAGCAGTACAGAGTGCTGGTGTTGGACTGTGGGTGGGGATGAGGTGCAGGAGGAGCATGCACTGGCTgtgggggcagctctgggctctccGGGGGGTCTGACCCGGAGCCTCTCGAGGCAGTGGGTGGTTGTGCCCAACACACGTACCCCGAGCAGGCTCGGGATGGCCGTGGCTTTGTTGCCGTGGATGGTGTTTGCCCCCGGGACCCCTTCAGAGCGTGTGTGGAGCGACGCTGCGGTGCCCGAGCACTCCCCGCCGGCCCCGGTGCAGCCCGGGAAGGGCCGGGACCCCTGTGAACACCCCACCCcactcctgggctgcagggctggcagcccctgtcccttccagctccgTGTCACCgcagctccctgcagcaaacacagaTCCGAAAGGGAACGGTGGGAGGCAGGTGGGATTGCCGGCGTTGCCCGTCCTGAAATCCTCCTGTTTGCAGCGGGATGACCGAGCGGGCACGTCCCAACCCGGGCCCGTAGGCCCCCTTGTTACTTCTGAAGCCCCCCCGAGCGAAGCGTGGCCAGGGCTCCGGGGGGACAGGCGGTGCGGGGCTCGGGGTTCTGCCCCGGTGCAGCAGAAGCGCTGCGGGaccccgcggggctgcggggccgggcggggccgaGCCAGGCCCGGGGCTGCGGCAGGAGCGAGGTGCGGAGCGTTATCCCGGCGGGAATGACGGGGGGGGAGGTGCGGAGCGTTATCCCGGCGGGAATGATGGGGGCCCGGGGGAGCCGGGATGACGCTGCCCCGTGGGGGGACCGCCGGTCCGGGGTGATCCTGCCCCCACATTCGCTCTGCGCCCCGGTATTGTTTAAGCTTTAGTATTTAAGACTTCCTCCTCCTCTACCATTCTGCAACTGTGCTTGAAACCTTTCCCAGATGTTTGCCAGATTTTATGGCAAAAGAGACAGCAAGGGTGATGTACAAGAGGGTGGAGAACAGAGACTGATGCTCTTTACCTGCTTCTCTCTTAAAGCTTCCCTGAGGAGGACATCAGTTCTGGAAAATTcatacaaaacaaaagacagtaACCAAATCCACCACCAGGgctgctggaaagctgctgctcttgctgtttTACTGGTTATGGGACCTTCAGGGAAGGGTCATTTAACCCTGTGACCCAAACTCCACAGTTGTCGATCCTAAACTGGCTCCAGTCTTACTTCAcgctctccctctttctccagcATTGCCTTTCCCACAGCCAGCAGGTAAGGCCCAGTGACACCACACAGCTCCTATGGATGAGGAGCTGTACCTGGTGTTgagaagcaaaagcagaaacattttttcgCCTTTACCTACTACTGCTACATTGAGAGTTTTGAGATCAAAGAACCTACAGCTGTCCtgattgcttttgaaaaagcaCATCTCAAACAGCACTTGACCCCTGAGCCCAGCCCCCTGGGCCCTTACAGCCCCAGGTCTTGTCCCAAGCCATGTCTTGCAGTCCAGCCCTCTCCTGTGGTCTCTCCCCGTGCCACTGAGGTTTCAAAGTCCTTGGTGTAATTGCACAAGTGCACACTCACCTGTTCTGCACTGGAAGCTgttcctgctctcctgaagGGCCCCAGGATAATCCCAACTCCTCTCCAACAAGTCCTGCTTTCAGGCGTGTCAGTGCAGGGTCTGTCACATCAGTTCCTCACTGAACAGCCCTGCGAACACACCCCCTGACAGCTCACCTCGAGCTCTGCGGCTGCCCCCTGGTGCTGCCCTCTTGTATTTCCAGACCGAAAGACGAAGGGTTACAGTGACAATCCAGGGAATGCTGCAAAGACAGATGTTCCTGGAAAACACTACTATCTTCTTTAGCTCAATCATTGTTGATTCAGCTGCAAACTAGTCTCCATTTTGTTCCCATCTCTGCATTCACACTGCAGAGGTCTTCTGATTATTGTGCAAGTTGCCTCCCTTTTAAATCCTTCATTTAATACAGGAGATGAACAGCTCACCAACCCCCACTGACAGTGTCAGACCACAAAGGAAACCCCTTCACCTGCACCAGCAGTTTCTGCCTGTGGCAGGTGAGCAGCTTGTACATGAACTGTGAGCCTGCTGCCAAAACCACAGTGCAAATGTACCCTCCCCAGCCGCTGCtgcattgggaaaaaaattatgtagaGCACAAGTATTGCTGATTTCAGCAAAGCTGGGGAGTCCCTCTCAACCCTGTGCAGGTCCCATGGCTCTCTGTAACCAGGCCCCAGGTTAGTGTTTCTCACTtcagtgtccccagggacaggggactGAGCCTGCCCAaggctcagagctgctctgtcagagcagcagcctgggcaatgagagcagcagagctgggctctgaaGTACAACTTACAGAGAGAATTAGGCCAGAACCAGGAAAAACTCCACTTGAAAAACAAAGGCAACCACTGTTCAAAATCCACTGTTAGGTGTCACTCATGTGCCAAAGTGCAGCATGAGGCAGCAGAGAGGGTCACGAGCAGCTTTaggagctgcagcctgaggCAGCCCAAGGACAAAGCCCGCAGGGAGAAGGGCACTTTGCCATGGCAGGATCCTCCCATGAGCCACAGCATAAGGGGCAACCTcagctgcaccagtgcagacTGGAACGAATACACTATGCTCCAAACTGGCAAAATCCGCATTTAATTTACAACATAGTAAAGGTTACAGTTAAAAAGCTCAACAGAAGTGTGAAAAGGCCTATTACATATTACACAAGTGTACAAACGTCTGTACAAAGCCCCTTGATGttcctgtcccctcctggccAGCCGTGGCCCCTAAGCTCTGAAATAACGAGAGCTGGTTCAGAGCCAGGGAGgagaagagctttaaaaaacaatgaGCAGTGAAGCTTCCCTTGTCAAGAAAAATCTTGCAAAGAGCCACTtgcaaagaaaccaaaaccaccccccaacagacaaaaaaaccccaaaataaaacagaaaaagaagaaaacttgttCAACTTTTGTTTGCCCTGACTATTCTTATCCTAAAGAGTTGCCTTCAGAAAGCAACTGAGTGGGAAACGAAAATCCTACAGGCCAGACTAAAGGGAGAAAGATTTGGAGAGTCATTGTGGGAGTGCTGGAAAGCAGAACAAATGTCCGAGGGCTGAATCATCAATGGCAACTaaacacagaacagcacagCTGGATCATAGAGCAGGTGCTGAACCACCCATGGAACAGTGTGAGCTGGACAGATGGTGCAAGGAGGGAACGGAGCAGTCTCTGAATCCATTGCTCTCGTGAGTGGGGCAGCTTTACCTCAGGGACACGATAGAAGCAATCACGGAGCAGAACTCACTTGGATTTTGGAGCATCTGCCCAAAAGGGTCTGGTGCATCTAGCACTTCCTGCACTGGAACACAGCCCTGATCCAGCACCCCAGCACTACTTCACCAGGCAGCCACAGTCC encodes:
- the RPA2 gene encoding replication protein A 32 kDa subunit, translating into MWSGHGNFDGGYGTVGGAGPPGGYLQSPGGFGSPAGAQAEKKQRSRSQNIVPCTVSQLLAAEQVDETFRICDVEISQVTVVGIVRHAEKAPTNILYKVDDMTAAPMDVRQWVDTDEAGGENVVVPPGTYVKVAGHLRSFQNKKSLVAFKIMPLENMNEFTTHILEIVNAHMILRKNLMSASSAPPSFPSAGISDRGGYGGGGSLPVNGLTAQQSQVLNLIKSCPVPEGMSLQELKLQLRSVSMSTIKQIVEFLSSEGHIYSTVDDDHYKSTDAE
- the SMPDL3B gene encoding acid sphingomyelinase-like phosphodiesterase 3b isoform X1, with the translated sequence MQPLAQSVALLLLCPLAAALPGARGGRGRFWHLTDLHWDPEYEAAAAAGRPCPSGSARSGPAGPWGSYLCDAPWALLRSAVRAMREILPAPDFVLWTGDDTPHVPNEQLGEEKVLHIIANLTSLIKETFPGTKVYAAMGNHDFHPKNQFPGKEHRIYNQTAELWRPWLSDASLPLFRAGAFYNEKLPSPGTRGRMVVLNTNLYYDQNDETAADEDPGGQFQWLEETLTNASRADEMVYLVGHVPPGFFEKKRGKAWFRRGFNERYLGIVQRHHRVIAAQFFGHHHTDSFRMFYSDTGSPINVMFLAPGVTPWKTTLPGVNNGANNPGIRVISYDLDTLQVLDMVTYYLNLTRANTMASPGEAEFPVWEAEYSLTEAFQVPDGSARSMQTVLERISGDPHYLQSYYEFNSARYDLAPCKQECRVDHLCAIREVDFTKYDECVKTSSAASAASSIWLLVFCVFLGLLSPQRVP
- the SMPDL3B gene encoding acid sphingomyelinase-like phosphodiesterase 3b isoform X2 translates to MQPLAQSVALLLLCPLAAALPGARGGRGRFWHLTDLHWDPEDDTPHVPNEQLGEEKVLHIIANLTSLIKETFPGTKVYAAMGNHDFHPKNQFPGKEHRIYNQTAELWRPWLSDASLPLFRAGAFYNEKLPSPGTRGRMVVLNTNLYYDQNDETAADEDPGGQFQWLEETLTNASRADEMVYLVGHVPPGFFEKKRGKAWFRRGFNERYLGIVQRHHRVIAAQFFGHHHTDSFRMFYSDTGSPINVMFLAPGVTPWKTTLPGVNNGANNPGIRVISYDLDTLQVLDMVTYYLNLTRANTMASPGEAEFPVWEAEYSLTEAFQVPDGSARSMQTVLERISGDPHYLQSYYEFNSARYDLAPCKQECRVDHLCAIREVDFTKYDECVKTSSAASAASSIWLLVFCVFLGLLSPQRVP